Proteins co-encoded in one Corylus avellana chromosome ca9, CavTom2PMs-1.0 genomic window:
- the LOC132161877 gene encoding cation/calcium exchanger 2 isoform X1, with product MKLFLIDFSAMSAKNNFLLFLNISFLLVGCAFLIIHLYTSECLVLSKFNGLTSSSQQGCKALHTLDDFKAKCSYIKSHDPCVSQGYIDYLYLFYCKIGSFPFLGYSLLSLWLLVLFYLLGNTASEYFCSSLESLSRLLKLSPTIAGVTLLSLGNGAPDIFSTIVSFMGSGTCDVGLNTILGGASFVTCVVVGIISISSRKKQIRVNKSAFIRDVCFFLLVLVFLIVILIQGKIDLWGAIAFTSLYIVYVIMVCTSHYHSKNGGEDGERHGNSGNGSDLTIPILTDMENGEGESLVQVKKSCFCLRSSAFCATFLCILEMPLSLPRRLTIPVVCEEKWSKPYAVASVTLAPLLLSSLCKPHHYGIGLSFGIAFGVLAFLKTDNSCPPKKFTFPWLAGGFLMSVTWSYITAQELVGLLVSLGYMCGINPSILALTVLAWGNSLGDLTTNLTMAINGGAEGAQVAISGCYAGPIFITLFGLGLSLVGSCWANYPSFVVMPSDPHLLETLGFLAGGLLWALVVLPVRGMRLDGVLGGGLLVVYIVSLFLRLIQTDGSLSLVNMYK from the coding sequence ATGAAATTGTTTTTGATAGATTTTTCTGCAATGTCTGCCAAgaacaattttcttcttttcttgaaCATCTCATTTCTGTTAGTGGGATGTGCTTTCTTGATTATACATCTCTACACTTCAGAATGTCTTGTTTTGAGCAAATTCAATGGTCTCACTAGCAGCAGCCAGCAAGGCTGCAAGGCCTTGCATACGCTTGATGACTTCAAAGCCAAGTGTTCCTACATTAAATCCCATGACCCATGTGTTTCCCAGGGCTATATTGATTATCTTTACCTTTTCTATTGCAAAATTGGGAGTTTTCCCTTTCTGGGttattctcttctttctctgtGGCTTCTAGTTCTGTTTTATCTGTTGGGAAACACAGCTTCTGAGTACTTTTGTTCTTCACTTGAAAGCTTGTCAAGGTTACTAAAATTGTCTCCTACAATTGCTGGCGTTACTCTGCTTTCTCTTGGCAATGGTGCCCCTGATATTTTTTCAACCATCGTCTCCTTTATGGGTAGTGGGACATGTGATGTTGGCCTTAACACAATACTAGGGGGTGCTTCCTTTGTAACATGTGTTGTGGTTGGAATCATAAGCATTTCAAGTCGAAAAAAGCAGATTCGAGTAAACAAGTCTGCCTTTATAAGAGatgtttgttttttccttttggttctTGTGTTCTTGATTGTCATATTGATTCAGGGGAAAATTGATCTGTGGGGTGCAATTGCTTTTACTTCATTGTATATTGTTTATGTGATAATGGTTTGCACCTCACATTACCACTCGAAGAATGGCGGAGAAGACGGTGAAAGACATGGTAATTCTGGCAATGGCAGTGACTTGACCATACCTATTCTTACTGACATGGAGAATGGGGAAGGTGAGTCTTTAGTACAAGTCAAGAAGAGCTGCTTTTGTCTCAGATCATCAGCTTTTTGTGCTACATTTCTTTGCATCCTTGAGATGCCTCTTTCTTTACCAAGGCGATTGACAATTCCTGTTGTTTGTGAGGAGAAATGGTCTAAGCCATATGCAGTTGCTTCAGTGACATTAGCACCACTGCTGTTGTCATCTCTTTGCAAGCCTCATCACTATGGAATTGGGTTGAGTTTTGGGATTGCTTTTGGGGTTCTTGCTTTCTTGAAAACTGACAACTCTTGCCCACCAAAGAAATTCACTTTTCCTTGGCTTGCAGGGGGCTTTTTAATGAGTGTAACCTGGAGCTATATCACTGCTCAGGAATTGGTAGGGCTGCTGGTTTCTCTTGGGTATATGTGTGGAATAAATCCTTCTATACTTGCTCTAACAGTCCTTGCTTGGGGCAACTCACTTGGAGATCTGACCACAAATCTAACAATGGCTATCAATGGCGGAGCAGAGGGAGCTCAAGTTGCTATATCAGGCTGCTATGCTGGCCCCATCTTCATCACTCTCTTTGGCTTAGGCTTGTCTCTTGTAGGCTCATGTTGGGCAAACTACCCTTCATTTGTAGTGATGCCTAGCGATCCACACCTCTTGGAGACACTAGGGTTTTTGGCAGGTGGCTTACTTTGGGCTCTTGTGGTTTTGCCTGTGAGAGGCATGAGGCTAGATGGGGTTTTGGGAGGAGGGCTTTTAGTTGTTTATATAGTTTCTCTGTTTTTAAGGTTGATACAAACAGATGGGTCTCTCAGCCTTGTTAATATGTATAAATAA
- the LOC132161877 gene encoding cation/calcium exchanger 2 isoform X2, translated as MKLFLIDFSAMSAKNNFLLFLNISFLLVGCAFLIIHLYTSECLVLSKFNGLTSSSQQGCKALHTLDDFKAKCSYIKSHDPCVSQGYIDYLYLFYCKIGSFPFLGYSLLSLWLLVLFYLLGNTASEYFCSSLESLSRLLKLSPTIAGVTLLSLGNGAPDIFSTIVSFMGSGTCDVGLNTILGGASFVTCVVVGIISISSRKKQIRVNKSAFIRDVCFFLLVLVFLIVILIQGKIDLWGAIAFTSLYIVYVIMVCTSHYHSKNGGEDGERHGNSGNGSDLTIPILTDMENGEGGFLMSVTWSYITAQELVGLLVSLGYMCGINPSILALTVLAWGNSLGDLTTNLTMAINGGAEGAQVAISGCYAGPIFITLFGLGLSLVGSCWANYPSFVVMPSDPHLLETLGFLAGGLLWALVVLPVRGMRLDGVLGGGLLVVYIVSLFLRLIQTDGSLSLVNMYK; from the exons ATGAAATTGTTTTTGATAGATTTTTCTGCAATGTCTGCCAAgaacaattttcttcttttcttgaaCATCTCATTTCTGTTAGTGGGATGTGCTTTCTTGATTATACATCTCTACACTTCAGAATGTCTTGTTTTGAGCAAATTCAATGGTCTCACTAGCAGCAGCCAGCAAGGCTGCAAGGCCTTGCATACGCTTGATGACTTCAAAGCCAAGTGTTCCTACATTAAATCCCATGACCCATGTGTTTCCCAGGGCTATATTGATTATCTTTACCTTTTCTATTGCAAAATTGGGAGTTTTCCCTTTCTGGGttattctcttctttctctgtGGCTTCTAGTTCTGTTTTATCTGTTGGGAAACACAGCTTCTGAGTACTTTTGTTCTTCACTTGAAAGCTTGTCAAGGTTACTAAAATTGTCTCCTACAATTGCTGGCGTTACTCTGCTTTCTCTTGGCAATGGTGCCCCTGATATTTTTTCAACCATCGTCTCCTTTATGGGTAGTGGGACATGTGATGTTGGCCTTAACACAATACTAGGGGGTGCTTCCTTTGTAACATGTGTTGTGGTTGGAATCATAAGCATTTCAAGTCGAAAAAAGCAGATTCGAGTAAACAAGTCTGCCTTTATAAGAGatgtttgttttttccttttggttctTGTGTTCTTGATTGTCATATTGATTCAGGGGAAAATTGATCTGTGGGGTGCAATTGCTTTTACTTCATTGTATATTGTTTATGTGATAATGGTTTGCACCTCACATTACCACTCGAAGAATGGCGGAGAAGACGGTGAAAGACATGGTAATTCTGGCAATGGCAGTGACTTGACCATACCTATTCTTACTGACATGGAGAATGGGGAAG GGGGCTTTTTAATGAGTGTAACCTGGAGCTATATCACTGCTCAGGAATTGGTAGGGCTGCTGGTTTCTCTTGGGTATATGTGTGGAATAAATCCTTCTATACTTGCTCTAACAGTCCTTGCTTGGGGCAACTCACTTGGAGATCTGACCACAAATCTAACAATGGCTATCAATGGCGGAGCAGAGGGAGCTCAAGTTGCTATATCAGGCTGCTATGCTGGCCCCATCTTCATCACTCTCTTTGGCTTAGGCTTGTCTCTTGTAGGCTCATGTTGGGCAAACTACCCTTCATTTGTAGTGATGCCTAGCGATCCACACCTCTTGGAGACACTAGGGTTTTTGGCAGGTGGCTTACTTTGGGCTCTTGTGGTTTTGCCTGTGAGAGGCATGAGGCTAGATGGGGTTTTGGGAGGAGGGCTTTTAGTTGTTTATATAGTTTCTCTGTTTTTAAGGTTGATACAAACAGATGGGTCTCTCAGCCTTGTTAATATGTATAAATAA